TATCATCCTGTGTTATCTTGTCTCCCACATAGAAGCTTCTGTTGCAGCTTCCGGTGTAGCGCTCTTTGTGCAGGCAGTTGCCCTTTGCGTCTTTTTCTTCTTTTGTCTCATCGCGGTTTGCTGTGATCGTCAGATAACCGTCTTTTAAGTCTGCCTTGATGTCCTCTTTGGCATACCCGGGAAGTTCCATCTCGATCATATAGCTGCCGTCTTTTTCGTGAATGTCAGTCTTCATGATCTGTGAAG
This is a stretch of genomic DNA from [Clostridium] hylemonae DSM 15053. It encodes these proteins:
- a CDS encoding Hsp20/alpha crystallin family protein yields the protein MLLANRSINNLFDDMFKDPFFSRPFENSSSQIMKTDIHEKDGSYMIEMELPGYAKEDIKADLKDGYLTITANRDETKEEKDAKGNCLHKERYTGSCNRSFYVGDKITQDDIKASFRDGVLLLQIPKEVQKVEEQPKLITIE